The following are from one region of the Sandaracinus amylolyticus genome:
- a CDS encoding helix-turn-helix transcriptional regulator, with amino-acid sequence MVKPTKVTNSIRALRFARGEMTQAELAESVGVTRQTLIAIEQGKYSPSLEVAFKIARVLGVPLDQVFHYPDE; translated from the coding sequence GAAGGTCACGAATTCGATCCGGGCGCTGCGCTTCGCGCGAGGCGAGATGACGCAGGCCGAGCTCGCCGAGAGCGTGGGCGTCACGCGACAGACGCTGATCGCGATCGAGCAGGGGAAATACTCACCTTCGCTCGAGGTCGCGTTCAAGATCGCGCGCGTGCTCGGAGTCCCGCTCGATCAGGTGTTCCACTATCCGGACGAATAG
- a CDS encoding phytoene desaturase family protein, giving the protein MLPEECDVVVIGAGIGGLTSAALLAKAGHRVCVLEMADSPGGYLAGFRRQKFLFDTGIHWLNQCGPGGAVRRVLDIVGPGAPETPMLRKIRRYKGQSFDYLLTDDPDALRDRIVADVPDQARGIERFFAASKALGSALTGFADHMRIAATMSLLEKATHGIGMASRGLRARLPGYLKWSTEDAFDELFEAPVMARIFCSEERLLSCILPLGWAYEHDYQCAPRGGARELWRFLVRAIRSWQGQVVCRTRVERIHVESGRATGVSYVTGTRRGSIRAKYVLAACDQASVYERMLPPGSVDQEWVAKLREAEIGDSHVSVFLGLDRPAEDLGFGSELYMLTRDDVSRRDHNAGDPTRVAITALAASVRDPSLAPEGMGTLRLCVAANIRDADHWKTGPGLARGPEYAAYKNAYADILIERVERALSPRLREHVVVREVATPITHLRYTGNRDGSIVGTKASRANLWSGVAHYFTPVRNLIFSGQWAELGGGVPIAVKAGVNAALLVMKSEHSRAFRSLVEAIDGTRAVDDLDPALLQPLPSAPTSRPSEYHPRDDHREDPGGRSRVGERAGAR; this is encoded by the coding sequence ATGCTGCCCGAGGAATGCGACGTCGTGGTCATCGGTGCCGGGATCGGCGGGCTGACGAGCGCAGCGCTGCTCGCGAAAGCCGGGCACCGCGTCTGTGTGCTCGAGATGGCCGACTCCCCCGGCGGATACCTCGCGGGGTTCCGCCGCCAGAAGTTCCTGTTCGACACGGGGATCCACTGGCTGAATCAGTGCGGTCCCGGGGGCGCGGTGCGTCGCGTCCTCGACATCGTCGGACCGGGCGCGCCCGAGACTCCGATGCTGCGCAAGATCAGGCGCTACAAGGGGCAGAGCTTCGACTATCTGCTCACCGACGATCCCGACGCGCTCCGGGATCGCATCGTGGCGGACGTGCCCGATCAGGCGCGCGGCATCGAGCGCTTCTTCGCGGCCTCGAAGGCGCTCGGCAGCGCGCTCACCGGGTTCGCCGATCACATGCGGATCGCGGCGACGATGTCGCTGCTCGAGAAGGCGACGCACGGGATCGGGATGGCGAGCCGCGGCCTTCGCGCGCGTCTGCCGGGGTACCTGAAGTGGTCGACCGAGGACGCATTCGACGAGCTCTTCGAAGCGCCGGTGATGGCGCGCATCTTCTGCTCCGAGGAGCGTCTGCTCTCCTGCATCCTGCCGCTCGGCTGGGCCTACGAGCACGACTATCAGTGCGCGCCGCGGGGCGGCGCTCGCGAGCTCTGGCGCTTCTTGGTCCGCGCGATTCGTTCGTGGCAGGGCCAGGTCGTCTGCCGCACGCGCGTCGAGCGGATCCACGTCGAGAGCGGCCGCGCGACCGGCGTGTCGTACGTGACGGGAACGCGCCGCGGCTCGATCCGCGCGAAGTACGTGCTCGCCGCGTGCGATCAGGCGAGCGTGTACGAGCGGATGCTGCCGCCCGGGAGCGTCGATCAGGAGTGGGTCGCGAAGCTGCGAGAGGCGGAGATCGGCGACTCGCACGTGTCGGTGTTCCTCGGCCTCGATCGCCCTGCGGAGGATCTCGGCTTCGGCTCCGAGCTCTACATGCTCACGCGCGACGACGTCTCGCGGCGCGACCACAACGCCGGTGATCCGACGCGCGTCGCGATCACGGCGCTCGCGGCCTCGGTGCGCGATCCGAGCCTCGCGCCCGAGGGAATGGGCACGCTGAGGCTCTGCGTGGCGGCGAACATCCGCGATGCCGACCACTGGAAGACGGGCCCCGGTCTCGCTCGTGGGCCCGAGTACGCGGCGTACAAGAACGCCTATGCCGACATCCTGATCGAGCGCGTCGAGCGAGCGCTCTCACCGAGGCTCCGCGAGCACGTCGTGGTCCGCGAGGTGGCCACGCCGATCACGCATCTCCGCTACACGGGCAATCGCGACGGCAGCATCGTCGGGACCAAGGCGAGCCGCGCGAACCTGTGGAGCGGAGTCGCGCACTACTTCACGCCGGTTCGCAATCTGATCTTCAGTGGTCAGTGGGCCGAGCTCGGAGGCGGAGTCCCGATCGCAGTCAAAGCGGGCGTGAATGCGGCACTGCTCGTGATGAAGAGCGAGCACAGCCGCGCATTCCGGAGCCTCGTCGAGGCGATCGACGGAACGCGCGCGGTCGACGATCTCGACCCTGCGCTGCTGCAGCCCCTGCCGAGCGCGCCGACCTCCCGCCCCAGCGAGTACCATCCTCGTGATGATCATCGCGAAGATCCTGGCGGGCGATCCCGGGTCGGTGAGCGAGCTGGAGCGCGCTGA